The proteins below are encoded in one region of Candidatus Glassbacteria bacterium:
- a CDS encoding type II toxin-antitoxin system PemK/MazF family toxin, which produces MTAYRRGDVVLVNFPYSDLSQVVLRPALIVQDETVSTGFNQWVVVQITTNLYRTGPSRVRVNKKSPAGRKMELSRDSVIMTDKIVTLDDREIHKAKGNCPIMTQVNQALKAILGL; this is translated from the coding sequence ATGACAGCCTATAGACGAGGGGATGTAGTTCTAGTTAATTTCCCCTATTCTGACCTATCACAAGTAGTTCTTCGACCGGCTTTAATTGTTCAAGATGAAACTGTCAGTACTGGATTCAATCAGTGGGTAGTTGTCCAGATCACTACTAATTTATATAGAACTGGACCTTCAAGAGTGCGCGTGAACAAAAAATCACCCGCAGGACGAAAAATGGAATTGTCACGTGACTCAGTTATCATGACAGATAAAATTGTAACTCTTGACGACAGGGAAATCCATAAAGCAAAGGGAAATTGCCCGATAATGACACAAGTGAATCAGGCTTTAAAAGCAATCCTGGGCCTTTAA
- a CDS encoding LamG domain-containing protein translates to MGKLRFAADFEDGGLERWRATDAAAWRIEDDPVRGKVLALFGESKYEPDVRSPFNINLLKDLEIGSFVMELKIRSTIEDYYHRDICLFFGYQDPSHFYYVHLGKTADPHANSVFIVDGAPRLSIASNRSDGTDWDDEWHHVRLVRDVEEGTVEVYFDDMSTPVMSATNDRFGSGKIGVGSFDDTGLFDDIKIWDKK, encoded by the coding sequence ATGGGCAAACTGAGGTTCGCGGCCGATTTCGAGGACGGCGGCCTGGAACGCTGGCGGGCGACCGATGCAGCGGCTTGGAGGATCGAAGACGATCCGGTGCGGGGAAAAGTGCTGGCCCTCTTCGGTGAAAGCAAGTACGAGCCTGATGTCCGCTCCCCGTTCAATATTAACCTCCTGAAGGACCTGGAAATCGGCAGCTTCGTCATGGAGCTGAAAATCAGGTCGACAATCGAGGACTATTACCACCGGGACATCTGCCTGTTTTTCGGCTATCAGGACCCGTCCCATTTCTACTACGTCCACCTGGGTAAAACCGCGGACCCCCATGCGAATTCTGTCTTTATCGTCGATGGAGCGCCGAGGCTGTCGATTGCCTCGAACCGCAGCGATGGCACGGACTGGGACGACGAGTGGCATCACGTGCGGCTGGTCAGGGATGTGGAGGAGGGTACGGTCGAGGTATATTTCGACGACATGAGCACCCCGGTGATGAGTGCGACGAATGACCGGTTCGGCAGCGGCAAAATCGGTGTCGGCTCGTTCGATGATACCGGCCTGTTCGACGATATCAAGATCTGGGACAAGAAATAA
- a CDS encoding Na/Pi cotransporter family protein, which translates to MKMASFIRTSLNRERHRMCKIVVITFALVMLSTVGRSALASGGDSSAAGALDPWTMIMGLLGGLALFLFGMEQMADGLKAMAADHLKDILKRLTSNRIIGAITGAIVTAVIQSSSVTTVLVVGFISAGVLSLSQAVGIIFGANIGSTFTAQLIAFKVTKLALLMVAGGFAMLFISRKDQVKQYGAMIMGLGLVFFGMSLMSDAMKPLRTYSPFINLMTRMEIPVLGILVGAAFTGLVQSSAATTGVVIAMASQGLITLTGGIAIIFGANIGTCVTALLASIGKPLNALRASVIHILFNVFGVLLWVGFIDRLADLVMIVSPVAEGLAGTEKLAAETPRQIANAHSIFNVANTLIFLPFGSLFARFVKMILPDKEIVVDATTGLAVEFKTKFIDRDLLTVPSMALEQARNEIIDMAGLVEGIIKDVIPSFKSSDPKTAELMLAREAEVKYLGKELEQYLIEMSRRNLNQQQSELSSQYMDINSDLKHIGKIVRKDFTMLLRSKVEEDVVFTAEEHDKLLEYNKTIRDNLSKAIRAFSEDNAKLAREIVRAKPLVVKQLRDYRALRFELSKEGNGKSVASRDAHLDLADFLRRVYAYSEAIAFTLLEGYLDGRTAERPAEEKVMAEAV; encoded by the coding sequence ATGAAGATGGCATCCTTCATCCGCACCAGCCTGAACCGAGAACGGCATCGTATGTGTAAAATCGTTGTGATTACTTTCGCGCTTGTGATGCTGTCAACTGTCGGGAGATCGGCACTGGCCAGCGGCGGAGACTCCTCGGCCGCGGGCGCTCTCGATCCGTGGACGATGATCATGGGGCTGCTTGGCGGGCTGGCCCTGTTCCTTTTCGGCATGGAGCAGATGGCGGATGGGCTCAAGGCGATGGCCGCCGACCATCTTAAGGATATTCTGAAAAGGCTGACTTCCAACCGCATTATCGGCGCCATCACCGGCGCAATAGTCACCGCCGTAATTCAGTCATCCTCCGTGACCACCGTGCTGGTAGTGGGCTTTATCAGCGCGGGCGTACTCTCCTTATCGCAGGCCGTGGGGATTATTTTCGGCGCAAATATCGGCAGTACGTTTACCGCCCAGCTTATCGCTTTCAAGGTGACCAAGCTGGCGCTGCTGATGGTTGCAGGCGGTTTTGCGATGCTCTTTATCTCCCGCAAGGATCAGGTAAAGCAATACGGGGCGATGATCATGGGCCTGGGCCTGGTGTTTTTCGGGATGAGCCTGATGAGCGATGCAATGAAGCCGCTGAGGACTTACAGCCCGTTTATAAATTTGATGACCCGCATGGAGATACCCGTGCTGGGCATACTGGTCGGGGCGGCATTCACCGGACTGGTCCAGTCCTCGGCCGCGACAACCGGAGTGGTGATCGCGATGGCGAGCCAGGGACTGATCACCTTGACCGGCGGCATTGCCATCATTTTCGGAGCCAATATCGGCACCTGTGTAACGGCACTGCTGGCTTCGATCGGAAAACCGCTTAACGCTTTGAGGGCCAGTGTTATCCACATTTTGTTCAATGTTTTCGGCGTGCTGCTGTGGGTGGGATTTATCGACCGGCTGGCGGACCTCGTCATGATCGTATCTCCCGTAGCCGAGGGGCTTGCCGGTACGGAAAAGCTGGCGGCCGAGACACCGCGCCAGATCGCCAACGCGCATAGTATTTTCAATGTCGCCAATACGCTAATCTTTCTTCCGTTCGGTTCGTTGTTCGCCCGGTTCGTCAAAATGATTTTACCGGACAAGGAAATTGTGGTCGATGCCACGACTGGTCTGGCTGTGGAGTTCAAGACTAAATTTATCGACAGGGATCTGCTGACGGTTCCGTCGATGGCCCTCGAACAGGCGCGCAATGAAATAATTGACATGGCGGGGTTGGTCGAGGGAATAATCAAAGATGTCATTCCGAGTTTTAAGAGCAGCGACCCGAAAACAGCGGAACTTATGTTGGCCAGGGAGGCGGAAGTAAAATATCTGGGCAAGGAGCTGGAGCAGTATCTGATCGAAATGTCCCGGCGCAATTTGAATCAACAGCAATCCGAATTATCCTCCCAGTATATGGATATCAACTCCGACCTGAAACACATCGGTAAAATAGTCAGGAAGGATTTTACAATGCTGCTTCGCAGTAAAGTGGAGGAGGATGTTGTTTTTACAGCGGAAGAACATGATAAGTTGCTGGAATATAATAAGACGATCAGGGATAATCTGTCCAAGGCAATCAGGGCTTTTTCCGAGGATAACGCAAAGTTGGCCAGGGAGATAGTCCGCGCTAAACCGCTGGTAGTCAAGCAGCTCAGGGACTATAGAGCGCTGCGTTTCGAGCTTTCCAAGGAGGGGAACGGTAAGTCGGTTGCCAGCCGGGACGCCCATCTGGACCTGGCCGATTTTCTGCGCCGCGTGTACGCCTATTCGGAAGCGATTGCCTTCACCTTGCTCGAGGGCTACCTGGATGGCAGAACGGCTGAGCGGCCAGCCGAGGAAAAAGTCATGGCTGAGGCTGTTTGA
- a CDS encoding response regulator has translation MSVKKRAADSADLSSLREKCDDLRSLLRESLDATIRLSRNNHAILALTGMPILYLDSDLRINAYTSNFLHLTTRVAEFSQGKKHLSEFLTPDGFEEVQAYLARHRALETLDYDRGGKWRMVYSGFDTADEIGSFWQVGGKCSGQYWTSGERDGKRIIVHTPHPEDNNDCYLMSREEYGGAREDIRVRYRFRTPDDAAMIRDLSLVINGTAVDEHFLCDTVGYTVLSGSVENTIGGIQSRAAYMTTVRESLDPATDYEVDMERIGGRLVRRLRNLSTGKKADDLVAIDPRAVFDGPGHVGFTTFSGAMEIHGIEIFTRPSRFSIDQFRLQFDTEVQIAIPELKERLFNLKLEQRVIIIDQMMYMLMFEDVTERKRAESALLQSESRYRTLFDTLSQGIISFGPDGRITSFNPAALEILGLDSDQMEQVDNSDEGWNTIRESGKRFPADQFPVAVALRTGKPVYATVMGVFNPRQQKFRWIKVDAVPQYGADGEVAEVFCGFNDLTAQKEAEENRRKLTEQLHQSQKMELVGRLAGGVAHDFNNLLTAIIGNADLALTTIDPEASVYEDLTEIKATADRAAELTRQLLAFSSRQIVKLKIVNINDVLEDIDKLMRRLIGEHIELTTLPQDGLWPVKIDPGQLEQVLTNLVVNAQDAMPDGGKLTLETANVTLDREYTANHAGTKPGDYVVLAVSDTGTGMDESTLKHIFEPFFTTKEHGKGTGLGLSTSYGMVKQNRGNIWAYSEKGVGTTIKVYLPRSMGKSAGREAEGGRGKSPRGTETILVAEDEPSVRQVVARSLRNTGYHVLEAEDGVDALGVVKAYRGEIHLLVTDVVMPRMGGHDLSRKLEEQYPGLKVLYISGYSDNSIVHHGILDQGIEFIQKPFQPSQLITKIRELLDADNQ, from the coding sequence TTGAGCGTCAAGAAAAGGGCCGCTGACTCCGCGGATCTGAGCAGTTTGCGGGAAAAATGTGATGATCTCCGGAGCCTCTTACGGGAATCGCTCGATGCTACTATCAGACTGTCCCGGAACAACCATGCCATCCTCGCGCTGACAGGCATGCCGATCCTGTACCTGGATTCGGACCTGCGCATCAACGCCTACACCAGTAATTTTCTCCATCTCACAACGCGAGTCGCCGAATTCTCGCAGGGCAAAAAGCATCTCAGCGAATTCCTGACTCCGGACGGATTCGAGGAGGTCCAGGCTTATCTGGCCCGGCATCGGGCCCTGGAGACCCTGGATTATGACCGCGGCGGGAAATGGAGGATGGTTTACTCAGGGTTTGACACAGCCGATGAGATCGGCTCTTTCTGGCAGGTTGGCGGAAAATGCTCCGGGCAGTACTGGACCAGCGGGGAAAGAGACGGCAAACGAATCATCGTGCACACTCCCCACCCGGAGGACAACAATGACTGCTACCTGATGAGCCGTGAGGAGTACGGCGGCGCCCGGGAAGATATCCGGGTAAGATACAGGTTTCGCACACCCGATGATGCCGCGATGATCAGGGACTTGTCGCTGGTTATCAACGGCACCGCCGTTGATGAGCATTTCCTGTGCGACACCGTTGGTTACACCGTGCTGAGCGGATCGGTCGAGAATACGATCGGGGGTATTCAAAGCAGGGCCGCGTACATGACCACCGTCCGGGAGAGCCTGGACCCCGCAACCGACTACGAGGTGGATATGGAGCGCATCGGCGGGAGGCTTGTCCGGAGGCTGCGCAACCTGAGCACGGGAAAAAAAGCGGACGACCTTGTCGCCATCGATCCCAGGGCCGTGTTCGACGGGCCGGGCCACGTTGGGTTCACCACCTTTTCCGGCGCCATGGAAATCCACGGCATCGAAATATTTACCCGCCCGTCCCGTTTTTCCATCGACCAGTTCCGTCTCCAGTTCGATACCGAGGTGCAGATTGCCATCCCGGAGCTGAAAGAGAGATTGTTCAACCTCAAACTGGAACAGCGTGTTATTATTATCGATCAGATGATGTACATGCTGATGTTCGAGGATGTCACTGAACGCAAACGGGCGGAATCGGCCCTGCTGCAGAGCGAATCCCGCTACCGCACTCTGTTCGATACGTTGTCCCAGGGTATTATCAGCTTCGGCCCGGACGGACGGATAACTTCCTTCAATCCGGCCGCCTTGGAAATTCTCGGCCTGGATTCAGACCAGATGGAACAGGTTGACAACAGCGATGAAGGATGGAACACGATCCGCGAGAGCGGCAAACGCTTTCCAGCCGATCAATTTCCCGTGGCCGTGGCGCTTCGTACCGGAAAGCCTGTTTACGCAACGGTGATGGGCGTGTTCAATCCCCGCCAGCAAAAGTTCCGCTGGATCAAGGTCGACGCCGTGCCGCAATACGGAGCCGACGGCGAGGTGGCGGAGGTATTTTGCGGCTTCAATGACCTGACAGCCCAGAAAGAAGCCGAGGAGAACCGTCGCAAGCTCACTGAACAGCTGCACCAGTCCCAGAAGATGGAATTGGTCGGGAGGCTGGCCGGTGGCGTGGCCCATGATTTCAACAACCTGCTCACCGCGATAATCGGCAATGCCGACCTGGCCCTGACGACAATCGATCCGGAAGCCTCTGTCTACGAGGACCTCACCGAGATTAAAGCGACAGCCGACAGGGCCGCGGAACTCACACGCCAGTTACTCGCTTTTTCCAGTCGCCAGATTGTCAAGCTGAAAATCGTCAATATCAACGATGTGCTGGAAGATATCGACAAGCTGATGCGGCGTTTGATCGGTGAGCATATCGAACTGACAACTCTGCCCCAGGACGGTCTCTGGCCGGTCAAGATAGATCCGGGGCAATTGGAGCAAGTCCTCACAAATCTCGTTGTCAACGCCCAGGACGCGATGCCTGACGGGGGTAAGCTGACTTTAGAAACGGCAAACGTCACCCTGGACCGCGAATATACGGCAAACCACGCCGGCACAAAGCCCGGCGATTACGTTGTCCTGGCCGTGAGCGATACTGGCACCGGCATGGATGAGAGCACGCTGAAACATATTTTTGAACCGTTCTTCACGACCAAGGAACACGGCAAAGGTACCGGCCTCGGGCTGTCGACCAGTTACGGAATGGTCAAGCAGAACCGCGGTAATATCTGGGCCTACTCGGAAAAAGGCGTGGGCACGACGATCAAAGTTTACCTGCCCAGATCGATGGGCAAAAGCGCGGGCAGGGAGGCGGAGGGCGGAAGGGGAAAATCCCCTCGGGGCACGGAGACAATCCTGGTGGCCGAGGATGAGCCGTCGGTGCGCCAGGTTGTTGCGAGATCGTTGCGGAATACCGGCTATCACGTTCTGGAAGCAGAGGATGGCGTGGACGCGCTCGGAGTGGTTAAAGCTTACAGGGGTGAGATTCACCTGCTGGTTACCGATGTGGTGATGCCCAGAATGGGGGGGCACGACCTGAGCCGGAAACTGGAGGAACAGTATCCCGGGCTGAAAGTGCTCTATATCTCAGGCTACAGCGACAACTCGATCGTACACCACGGGATTCTGGATCAGGGAATCGAGTTTATCCAGAAGCCATTCCAGCCGTCTCAGCTGATAACCAAAATCCGCGAATTACTTGATGCTGATAATCAGTGA